The following DNA comes from Enterocloster bolteae.
AGTCTTTATACCATTGCAGGCGGATCTGCTGGATCAGAAGTGTGGGCAGATATTTTTCTCTTTTTTGTTCCTCAGCTTTCATGGGTAATACAGAAAATCTCCTGGTTTAAGTCAAAGTAGATTACCATCAGCTCGTCGGTGATCTCCGGGTTGAAGGACAAATCCATGATGAACACTTGTTGATCCATCTCGTCATCCACCAGACTACCAAACCGCTTGAGCTTCAAAAAGTCCACCATCTCGGCAAAGGACAGCTTGGCCGGGTCGGTTCCCGGAAACAGTTCCGCCGCAATATCCGGGCCTACATCGTCCCGGTGGAACTCCATGAAAAATGTCACAACGCTATGGTAGCGGCTGTCCTCGTCCGCCAGCGCCGCTTTGATGGCGGTTTTGGCCTTCTCCGCCAATTTCTCCGCCTCATCCAGCATTTTTCCCACCGCATCCATGGCAGCAGGATCGCCGGTCAGTTCTTCCTCTACATCGAAGAGAAAGGGTAGTCCCGATTCCTCGGGAAAGTTGAAGATTTCCTCGCCGGGTATATATGTAAAATCAATGCGTTTACAGTTCAGTTTCATAATGTTATCCTCCTTACCCCTCAATGTTGGCAGTTTTGAGGCCCTTTTTCAAAGAGCCGTAGACCGTCACCGCATGGTCGGTGAAGATCTCGTCGCAGTCAAACCAGGCGGTGAAGCTGCCGCCGGAGGTGACGGACAGGCTGGTCATACTGATCCGCCGGGCAAGTTCTTCCTCTGTGATGGGGTCGGTTTCCGGGTTGCGGGGATTTTCCTCATCCTGGGAGAGCCAGTTGTTGGCCAGCTCGGTCAGGTTCTTGGCTGCAAGGTCCCGCATGGCCTTATCCCAAGTTTCACAGTCGGCCAGCAGCTTCTTGGCGGCGCTGCGGGCGCGGGTCCAGGATGGCTTGCTCTCAGCATTGACCTCCAGAGAAAGGCTCACATCCTTTCCGCACCACTGGATTTCGCCCTCGAAGGCATCATAGTCCTTGTCCAGTGTCAGTTCTCCCAGCACCTGGTCCTGGATCACCACCGGCTTGTGGTACTCGTCCAGAACGGCCTGGAGTTCCGGGCAGTCCTCGTGGGCCTTGACCACCTGGGAGATACACCAGGGCTGCACCACCAGATCCTTTGCCCATTCTTCCTTCATCCGGCGGATCTTCAGGCGGCAGATCTGCTCCTTGCCAAAGCGTCCCCAGCCCTTTTCGCCGTTACGCTCCTCCTCGGTGACCGGCCAATCCAGCCGCTCCTCTTTGGTGCTGACCTTGCCGGTGTCACAAAACACTATGCCCAGCGTCACAACGGTCATTTCCCAAAAGTTGCCTTTCCAGTTAAATCCGCCCCCAATGCAGCGATTGATCAGAGCGACCACTTCCTGCTCCTCGGGCTCGTACATCTCATAGAATTCTTCAAACATTGCGTATCCTCCTTTACAGCAGTTTCAGCACTGCGGCGGCAGGCCCGGCAAACTCCTCCGAAACCTGCTCCAATATATCCCGGTAGGCCAGCACCGCCTGCCAGGAATAGTAATAGAAGCTGTAAAATAGGTCATCCGGGAAAACCTCGTCCTCCTCGTAGCGCATCTCATCTTCTTCCTCGTCGTATTCCTCCGACCACAGGTATTCTTCCTTCAGCAGATCGGAGAACAGCGGCAGCGCCTCGGCGTGCTCCATCTCGTCCCCGTCGTGGAAGCACTGGAGGATGCAGGAGAAGAAGTCCAGCAGCTCCCCGGCCAGGAAATGGGCTGCGGGGTTCTGCCCGCTGTCTGCGAGGGCCTTCTCCAGAATTCGGCTCAGGAACACCATACCAAAGGGGGTGGCGTGCCAAAGGGTACTCTGGTGCTCCATGTTGGTGGTGAGCTCGTAGAGGGACTCTTTGACGGACGCCAAATCACGCATCTGCTCCAGCACTGTCAGGTGTGCGGGAAAATCCGTCCCCCGGCCATAGGCGGTGGTGAGCCGGTGCCACGGGACATCCGTGACCTTGAGATGGGTGATATAGGTTCTGTTTTCTTCTGTCATGTTGTTGCCACCTTATCCCGTTATCTGGCTGCGGTACTCCTTCTCCAGAGCGGTGTACCACCGTTGCAGCATGGTTTCCAGACTGGTTTTTCCTTTGCGATCTGTAAAAACAAGGAACTTTTGCAGCAGTCTGGGGAACAGATATTTGCCCGCTTCTGTCAGGTCCTGATTGAGATAGACCATCCGCAGGATACGGCCCTGCCGGTCCAGAGGGTTCTTTTTCAGCAGTTCCTTTTCAAAGCAGAAGCGCAGGAATACCACATTCTCGTCATAGAAGTCCTCCACCACAGCCGCGCCAATGCTGGTGTAGGTGATGTCGTACACCAAACGGCTCCAGTCAAATTTCTCAGCATAGAGCAGTTTCAGCGCCTTCGCCCAGTGTTCCTCCGGGATTACCAGCATCCTGTGCTGGGCGGTACTGGAGTAGCCACGGTAGACGGGTTCCGGCTGCCCCAGCAGCTCACTCACGCTGTCGGCGTAGACGAAGCACAGCTCCTCATCGAACAGGCCGCCGATGAAGTTGCCGTTGCAGTACAGCATATAATTCTTGGACTTCGCCGGAGAATAAGAGAGGCTGTATTCCTGCGAGTCCAGGCTTTTATGTACCTTGTTCAGAAAGTCTATTGATGTCATGGCTTTACTCCTCAAACTCACCCTCGATCATCCCGTTCAGATACCGGCCGGGATCTGCGATGAAGTCATCCCATTTGGCCAGAGGGTGGAATTCCTCATGCTCGATGTCCAGATACCACAGCTTTTTGTCCCTGGGGCTCCACAGCAGCAGATAGTCGCTGTAGTTGTCCATCTGCACCATCAGGGAGAGCAGCTTCTTCCGTTTCCAGGTCATCTCCTGCACATCCATGAAGGAGTAGAGCTCCGCCCACTTCACCCATTCCTGATCCGGGAACTCCAGCC
Coding sequences within:
- a CDS encoding DUF2004 domain-containing protein; this encodes MKLNCKRIDFTYIPGEEIFNFPEESGLPFLFDVEEELTGDPAAMDAVGKMLDEAEKLAEKAKTAIKAALADEDSRYHSVVTFFMEFHRDDVGPDIAAELFPGTDPAKLSFAEMVDFLKLKRFGSLVDDEMDQQVFIMDLSFNPEITDELMVIYFDLNQEIFCITHES
- a CDS encoding DUF2262 domain-containing protein, whose product is MFEEFYEMYEPEEQEVVALINRCIGGGFNWKGNFWEMTVVTLGIVFCDTGKVSTKEERLDWPVTEEERNGEKGWGRFGKEQICRLKIRRMKEEWAKDLVVQPWCISQVVKAHEDCPELQAVLDEYHKPVVIQDQVLGELTLDKDYDAFEGEIQWCGKDVSLSLEVNAESKPSWTRARSAAKKLLADCETWDKAMRDLAAKNLTELANNWLSQDEENPRNPETDPITEEELARRISMTSLSVTSGGSFTAWFDCDEIFTDHAVTVYGSLKKGLKTANIEG